The sequence TTTGGTTAAGGTTGTTTTGCCACATTTCTCCACTATAAACTTAAATGTAGAATTTCAAATGCAATACAGTTAATAGcagctatttattttttatatgttcttTTTTCAAACTCTGTAGTTCATGTTTTCTTAAGGAAATATGAattcttttaataatttaatttctaAAAGAAGACTAATGGAATAGATTCAGTAATTATCcttaattattttaaagaaaatacatcCACCACAATGACACAAGAGAGAATTTCAACTAATTGCTTGGTTTGTGGCTCACTGAGTAATGTTTTAGTTATGATTCTCTAGGGTCTATATCTCCATGGTCATGGCAACCCAAACCCcccgtgccatcgagtcaattccaactcatagtgacccacggTCATGGCAGCAGATATAAATCCCAGAGACTGGGAAGTTTTGAACTGTGGAtttgggttcagtttttttttgttctttttaatctCTGATATTTCTTATATCTGGGAAATAAAATGCCGTTTTCCTGGCACACTCATTTAAATGTACTGTCACTTGTATTACAAACCTCAGGTCTGTtagttttttaaagaatgttcgATTACTAAGAAGAAAAACGCCTGAAATTCATTAATCTTAAAAGgaaatcctcattaacataattaatCAAAAGCTCCTGGTTTCaggtcagttcagttctcttctggtatttttcTGTTAAGGTAGAAAACATGGAACTCCAGCTCACACGGATTAAAAAATGTAATAGATCCCTTTTTATGGTTGGACCTGATTGAATTTTCACAATAGGGCATGAAATGATCCTGAGAATTATACTGTGTGTTGCAGAAACTGGCAGTGGTGACACTACTGAGAATTAATAGAGAAAAGTGGCAGAAGACTTTGGAGATGTTTGCTGATTTTGAACTCCCCTCATCCTAGTTTCAATTTGAATAAAATCCTAATTCTAATCCATGGGTTTTCAACAAGTTTATTTGACATTGCTAGGGCACAATGTCAAAGTATTCTCTGTGTATCTTTTTGTTATGGACCTAATAAGTGTTTTAAGTAGTAGCAGAGATGGTAGCCATCTCCCTAACTTGCCAGGGTTTTGCCTAGTTAAAATAGGGTATATGTTCAAATGTTGAGGGAGAGCGTAATTATTAAAACAGCATGAACAATAATGGATGTTTAAAATGTATCTACCCAGTCCCTTTTGTTATTGGGAAGAATATGCTCACGACAAATACCCTGTGTCGGGGCTACTTGTAGTGCATGTAAAGTAGGCACTCCTGGGGCTGAGTCCAGGCAAAGCTATAAAGTTGAGACAGCTCACTGATGCGTTTTTGCTGCAGCCTCATGTCTATATCCTGGGGACAGTCATTTTGTGATGTTACTGTTCTCATTGCCAAGTTTATCTCATCATAAAAGAGGGCTTGCTTCTTATTGGTTAAGAAAATATATAATTTGCAGTGTAGAATGTTTTTTTTTGATGGAATTATTGTTGGTGAATATAAGATAAATATGCTTTCTTgaaactatatatgtatatatgtgtgtgtatacacacatatgcatatgcataagaaagaaattactttaattaatttttactactcataaaattttaattaattaaatttaattaataataaaagtTAAGCACAACAATCAATAGAAACCCCATAAAATATTCAGGAGTCAGTGTACCACTGATGGAGGTTTTGATGACAGAGACTACATGAGCATCTCAGGGATGAGATTATGTGTAGAAATCTGAACTATTAAGTGAAAAGTTGGGCTAGATACATTTTAAGGCATATTTCAACTCAAAAATTCTATAAGTATTTAATTCCATGCTATGCCTAGACAAGGTggaaaatttaaaagtaaataattctaaaatttataaaggttctttgtgcttttgttatacCACCCTTGATTCtgatttctttaattttcttatatGCCCTGTATGTATATGTTAGTTTCGTATTAATAATACTAACAAATACTAGCTTTTAAATAGTTCTATGTATATGTAATATATGTAGTAGCATATAATAAAGAGTAATatattaaaaacccactgccgtcgagtcaattccaactcatagtgaccctataggacagagtagaacttccccatagagcttccaaggagcgcatggtggattcgaactgcctacctcttggttagcagctgtagcacttaaccactacaccaccagtgcttCCAAagttatatatagagagagagagccctgttgttgtagtggaaactttggtggtcTAATGGTCGACCTTAGAAactctccttggaaattctatgtggcagttctactctgtcctgtagggtcgctatgagttggaatctattcagtggcaaagggtttggttttggatttcgtTGGTGTCGTGGTTGAGAGATCGGCTGctaaaccctaaggggcagttctactctgtcttatattgtcactatgaatctgaatcaacttaatggcaacaggtttttttcatttatatatttttcacaCCAGTGTTTTTCACACTTAAGCATGCAACAAAATCACCTGGAGGCCTGATTTCACCCCAAATTATAAGTCCCATCTCAGAGTTTTTATTTAGGAGGTTGGCAGTAGGGCTGAAGAATTTGCATTCCTAATAAGTTCCCAAATGATTCTGATGTTGCTGATTTGGGGGCCACACTTTGAGACTCACTGTTTCATATCACTCCCCACAGAACCACATGAAACGtctttcctctctctgcttcttcctaGTCAACTTGTGTTTTTTCTCCAACAGGAATCATGTTATCTGAAGGAAATCAAAGTATCATGCCCACGTTTATACTGTTGGGTTTTTCAGAATACCCAGACCTCCAGGTTCCACTCTTCCTGACTTTCTTGTCCACCTACACAGTCACCGTGGTGGGGAATCTAGGCATGATAATAATTATCAGGATCAATCCAAAACTCCACACGattatgtactttttcctcagtcaCTTGTCTTTTGTGGATTTCTGTTATTCCACCGTAGTTACACCCAAACTGCTGGAGAACTTGATTGTGGAAGACAGAACTATCTCTTTCTCTAGTTGCATCATGCAGTTTTGTCTTGCTTGCATATTTGGAGTGACAGAAACATTCATGTTAATGGCGATGGCTTATGACCGTTTTGTGGCAGTTTGTAACCCCTTGCTGTATACCACTACTATGTCTCAGAAGCTTTGTGTTCTGCTGGTTGCTGGGTCCTACACATGGGGTGTAGTGTGCTCTCTGACACTCAAATACTTTCTTCTCACAATAACTTATCGTGAGTCTAGCATTATAAACAATTTTATCTGTGACCACTCTGTAATTTTTTCCATCTCCTACTCAGACCCCTACATCAATCAGATGCTGTGTTTTATTGTTGCCATATTCAATGAGGTGAGCAGCCTGATGATCATCTTTACTTCCtatgtattcatttttatcaCTGTCATGAAGATGCCTTCTACAAGTGGACTCCATAAAACCTTCTctacctgtgcctcccacctgacTGCTGTCACCATCTTCCATGGGACCATCCTTTTCCTCTACtgtatccctaaccccaaaacttccTGGCTCATAGTTAAAGTGGCttctgtgttttatgctgtgATGATTCCCACATTGAATCCCTTAATCTGCAGCCTTAGGAACAAGGATGTGACGGACACATTCAGAAAATTAGTTAAAACAAAACTCCTTTTTCAATCACCACGATATTGTTAGGTTCAGTATTTTATATTCCAAAAATAATTTGATTCATTATGCTAAAGATTGTTCAACTCGCATAGTATAATTTATTATTCAGATTATTTTACCCAGTAGCCTGTGAGTTAATACATCTACAGTAGTAGCATATGTACGATTTTATGATGACTGATGTTTCCATACATCAATGTTTAGTGAAATAGCTCTAAAGCACGTgtaaaccaaaaattaaaaaaataaaattctcaacTTGTTGCAATATAcgtgaattattttaaaatactttaccATATATGGTGtaattttttatgtgtgttcCCGAAGTAAATCAAATTCCTAGTTTACCAAATATGCACAAATCCAGGATATTCCCCTAGAATTCTAAACAGAAATTCTGTCCTCTagaggtggctttaacaagtgCTTCAGCTTATGGTGTCTTGTACACAAGGCAACCTTTTGATAGTTATTACACTGAATAGCAGAATTCatctttattaaataaaaaatatggacTGCTCACTAGGAAACCCTATTTAATTAAAGTATTGTTTTACCAGCCTAATattcattttatcattttttttctaaagaaagtATTTGAATAATTAAAAGAATAGGCTAATGGAGTAAGGAGATAcctatagatcaatggaatagaatagtgTCCAAATATACTcatacatttttttctcatttaaatttcAACGGAGAAAGGAtactttttcaacaaaataatttGGGAACAATGAGATACTCCTATTGAAAAATTAACCTTAagccttacctcacaccatacacaaatatTAATTTGAATTAAAAGTTATAGATCATAGACACAAAGATAAAAGCTAAAActtaacagaaattaaaaaatggcagAAACATAGGAAAAATTTTGAACACTTGGCGTAAGGACTTTTTTTACATAGAAcaaaaagaatgaattaaaaattgataaaatgaATTTTATCAACATGAAAAATGACTGCTCTtcaaagacaccattaagaaaagGGAAAGGTCAGccacaaactgtgagaaaatacttgcaatatATACGCCTGACAATTGATGTATATGTAGAACATATACAGAAGTTATCCAACCAGCCAACGAGCACTTGAAAAGCTACTcggcatcattagtcatcagtgCAATGCACATTAAATCTAAAATGAGACACCCCTACTTGCCCAATAGGATggctaaatttaaaaagattgaaatgttAAATAATCCTGTGAACAGGGATGAGGTGGAATATTCATGTACTTCAGATGGAAATGTAGCAGGTAAAATGTATTTGAAAAACAGTTTAGCGGTATCTTATGAACTTACACAGGAACTTTATATAAAATTGAGCAGTTTATTCCCTAGGTgcttatttacccaagagaaatgaaatcaaatATTTTAACTTAGGAGAAAATGGTTCTTGTTAACGTATGCAACTATatagtggaggaaaaaaaatacagtggtgtgtgtttgtgggggtgtgtgtgtgttttccttttatgaatattttttgctcttttcttAAGTGATATTTCAACAAGAGGtactttttctttcatgatgAGTTATCAAGCATAaacaggagaaggcaggaaggatagGACAACCTCTAGTCATTTTAATCCAGGGAAAACGAAATAAAGTGactggacggcacacaacaacaatgcctccaaaaccaaacccactgccgtcgagtcaattccaactcatagcgaccctgtgggacagagtagaactgccccatagcgtttccaaggagcacctggtggattcaaactactgacctcttggtaagTAGCCGTAGTACTTAATCACTATTGCACCAGGGTTTTCACACACATAAATAAACTATATGTCTATAATAGGTAAATCTGCACCTGGGTTGTGCCTTTGCTGACCTTAATCTCctcataattcaaattcatctaAGTTAAGAAGTTTTGGGAACGGTACTGATGAGGTATAATTCCCCTCTGATGTAAGTGTCTTGTTGAGATCAAAGGTGGAGTTGTGGTTTGTCTAAAAAGGGATGGCTTTTCAATTGCAATTACTTCTGATATAGGACAGAACACCTATATAACTCAATGTTTGGATCAGGACAAGAAAAACAATTCTTGCTTTTAAACAGACAGAATTTAGAACTGCAATTTCTCATAAAAGTATTACAAGGTCCACTGGAGTAAAAAAGATGCctgaaaagaagagagaaaaaaaaaatcagatcagtTCATTTTTGTGGTGATACTAGTTTCTTATGACCCACTTTTTCTTCTGACCCTAACCACTCAGAGTTAGGTCAGGTCTCAAAAATAAAGAGCACAGTCCTCCAGAGTCCATGTCTCCTCAAGACCTCAGATATCAGCTGCAAGTTAGGGGGTCTGCAGGCCCCTCACATCTAACCTGTTAACTCCCACAGCTCCCTGAGGTTCGAGAATTTGCTAAAATGACACACAGGAATCAATTCCAATTTCATTACAGCAAAAAAGGATCAAAATGAAGAGGCATATAAGGAAAGATCTGGACTTGTCATTGACTGCTAAACTAAGGGATGGCAGTTTAAACCTACCTAGCagctcatggaagaaaggcctggcaaactgcttccataaacatcacAGTCAACAAAACCAtatggagtagttttactctgtaagacatggagctgccatgagttagagtcaaatGGATGGTTTTTTGAGGGGAGGTTCAAAAGTCTTTTTTTCAAAACTCAGTTTGCCTATATGGTCACTGTAGTGGGGAACCTGGGCATGATTGTGATCATCAGGATCAACCCCAAAtgccacacccccatgtactttttcctcagtcaCTTGTCTTTTGTTGATTTCTGCTACTCCACTATAGTTACACCTAAACTATTAGAAAACTTGGTTGTGGGAGACAGAACCATCTCCTTCACGGGGTGCATCATGCAGGTCTTCTTGGCTTGTGTATTTGCAGTTGCAGAAACATTCATGTtggcagtgatggcctatgaccgtttTGTGGCAGTTTGTAACCCCCTGCTTTACACCGTCGTCATGTCCCAAAAACTCTGGGCATCATTAGTCGGTGGGCCCTATGCATGGGATACAGTTGCTTCCCTGACACTCACTTATTTTCTCCTGACATTATCCTTTTGTGGCTCTACCATCATAAATAACTTTGTGAGCACTCAGTTATTGTTTCTGTCTCCTGCTCTGATCCCTATATCATCCAGGtgctttgttttctctttgccaTATTCAATGAGGTCAGCAACCTGGTGATTATCCTCGCTACACCTTTCATTTCTGTAACTGTCGTAAAGATGCCTTCCAATGGGGGCACCAAAAAATCTTCTCCACCTATGCCTCCCACTTGACCGCCATCGCCATTTTCCATGAGACTGTCCTGTTCCTCTATTGTGTACCCCACTCCAAAACCTCATGGCTCATACTCAAAGTAGAATCTGTGTTTTATACAGTGGTCATCCCCATGCCGAACCCCCTGATCTACAAACAAAGATGTGAAGGAGACTGTCAGAAAGTTCATGAGCCACCTAACACAATCTCGAAGACGTATTTATTTTTCTGGAAAGAGTTTGCTTTATGATGTTAAAAATTATTCAGTGTTTCTAGAAGAGATGGTAATTCAAATTATTTAGTCAATTTACCCATCTGATTTTTAAATCTATTGCAGCATACCAGTTATCCGATAATTTGATTTTTAGTCATTTCAATCTTTAGTAAAATAGCTTTGAATCATACGTGAAGTGAATCAAGCATAGTGGACTGAATAGCGTCTCCCCCCAAAATACTCATACCCACCTAGAACTTCAGAATACAACCTTTTTGGAGATAGATTCTTTGCAGACGTAGTTAAGgattaacataaattcatattttcttaacactaaaacccattgcctcagAATTAATTTCCACTCaaagagaccttataggacagagtagagctaccccataggaattccaaggctgttttttttaatctttatggaagctgactgccacatctttttcctgtggagcagctggtgggtttgaactgccacctttaggtcagcagccaaattcttaaccactgaaccagcagGACTCCTACATAATCTCTTAGGACAGGCTATAAATCCAGTAAGAGTCTCATTATGAGAACCAAACAAGGACACAGAGTCACACAGGGAAGAAAGCCATGTAGAGATGAAGGCAGGACTTGGGGTTACGCTACTACAAGCCCAGGAATACAAGGACCCATGGGAAGCTGGAAGAGTCAAGGAAGGATTTCCTTCTAGGGTCTTTAGAGGGAGCATGTCCCTGCCATTACCTTCATTTCAAACATTTGGCCCCCAGAACTgtaagcaaataaatttctgttcttttaagccaccaagtttgtggtaatttcttgTGGTAGCCCTAAGAATCTAATATTTAGCAAGTAAACATTGAATCATAAAACTCAAATTGTTTGACACACATATTAGCATGGtacatgattaaaaaacaaacagaaacaacaacagcagcaaaattcTTCAATCCTCTTTAAACAATGTGCATGTTAAAGTTACagaaaattctgaaaaattaTAGCTGACTaggattttggagccctggtgacacagtgcttaagagctacagctgctaacctaaaggtcagcagtttgcatccaccaaccgctccttggagaccctatggggcagttttactctgtcctatggggctgctgagtcagaatcaacttgacaccaagggtttggtttggtttatggaggAGTATGCATGTAGGAGAATTACCACTAAGAGCCTGGAGGCACTATCTCTAAACTCCAACcaagttctttatttctttcttcctaaGGCCTCATATATGTTTGTTATTGTACAGGAAGTGATGGTAAACATGATACCACCGAGTGTGAAGAAAAAGTGTTGATTTCTATGTGAAGGTCCTGATGGGTAACCAAGGgaacaaaagtgaaaaaaaagtcATAGTTAAGAATCTCACAAATCTCAGCCTGATATGTCAAACAGTCTCCTTCCTCATGCCAATAGCCTCTTAGTAACAACATTTTAGAGAATATGATCTGCGGCTAAACGACAAGGGATCTTACACTGATATCAATCCTCCATGTATCATACCAAGGAGCACATAGAAAGAGACAGAAGAGCAGAAAACGGACAGGtagaagcaaacataaaatgatcAGCATGATAGATGCTAAAAAATGTGTTGaattaatggatgaatgagtTCAATCTACTATTCTATTCTCGTTTCTAGCATCCTGTTAAGTATACAGaaggcaggggaaaaaaaaaaaaaatactggatcTTACCATCTTACCAACATGATTTTAGCACTTAGCAGTGGTTTTTACACTTTAATGTTCCTATGTGTCACCCAAGTTCCTTCTTAAATGTGGATACTGTTGAGTCCCATCCCTAGGAATTCTGATCTCAGAAGTTTTCGGGGCCTAGAAGACTAGAATCCTAGGCAATTTTATTACAGATGTGGTAAGAACCTTTGATGTGAAAAATCCTGCTTTACcttaaaaaacaaccaaaacccagtgccgtcgagtcttaATTCCATAGGACATTTAGTAATGTGCAAATAAAGGCTGGTAGTCGACTTTGTGCTACAACTTTTCTATGTGATTACAAGGAAATGCCAGTCTTTGACGATGGTACAAAGAACCTGGCTCTTGTCTTAGTTAAATTGGCTTGAGGCATAGTTGCTAGTGATTCTGAAGAGTTGGAGTCCCAAGGGCTGTAGAGGTAGATGTAATCGCTGCGGTGCTCCCGAAATACTCAGCTTACAGTGGTGGCCTGTTTCTCTGCAGCAGGTGAGTtgcctcaggttttttttttttttaatgaaatagtgAAAATATTATTTCCCTGATGTGATAATAGGACGTTCTTTGATTTTGTTTCCAATGTTAAGTCACTAGAACTGTTAAGTCTATGCCCAATCATATTAAGGAAAGAACTTAATAATCATGGGCATATTTGGCTTTATTATCCATTGACAGGCATTTCACAAAGAATAGAATAAATTTTTTACTTGAAAATGGATATTTTCCAATATCCTCTTTATATGCACCTTAAATTGGTATATAAACTTTTTATAAGAAAGAATTGACTAAGCAAGCTGCAATTCATATGCAAACATAACTTTCTGGTTAGTCCTGTTGTAACTCTAATTTGACAAATCTCGGAACctctaaaatatatacatagacacgtgtacacatgtgtgcatatgtgcatgtatgcatgtgtgtattatGAATGCATATGCATACTTACACAtatatgtatctgttgtcatcaagtcgattgcaactcttagcgaccctatggtagagagcagaactccccatacggtttccaaggttgtaaatccttatggaagctgactacaacacctttctccctccagaagctgggggtttgaactgccagcctttcagctttaaccactactccacccaaaccaaaactaaacccgttcGCATCAAGTTGGTTTGGACTAATattgacccaataggacagagcacaactgtcccataggtttctaaggagtagctgctgggtttgtactgctgatctttttggttagcagccaaactcctaaccactactccaccaaggctcctcatgtATGTATAATGCCTGGGCTATGATAGAAGCTAAGCTTTAACTGATAAATTAAGCCATAAACCCTGATAGAGTGGGTATACCTCTCAGGTCAAAAGGAAGTCATTGCCCTCTTTAGCCTCAACCACTGGGCAACTAAGCAATTCAACAGAAGTAGTAGCCTTCATAGATTAAAAAGTGCTAATGAGAtcccgacggcagtgggttttggttttggaatgagaTCACTCTGCTTTCTTCTTAGGTTGTCTGGTATCTTATTTTAAACTTAGAAGTAtattccttcaaatatattatttaatttgaGTATATAGGCAAAAAAACGCAGCAGCATATTTTGTTTCTCGAGGcaaaaattttacatttttttcacagAATCTCACTAGCTTATGTGCTGTAGGTATGTGAAAAAGTTTGCTCAGTACCAGTTATGTGTGTTTGATGCTACTATCTAATGTGCGCATCCAAGGATAAAGTTAACTTGTGTGTAAATATAACTCCTATACACTCAATATCATAAGTACTTATAGGAAACCCATATTCCAATATCCCAAAAGACAATAGAAATGCTTTGACATTTTAGACATCAGCTTGGTTTGGTATACACATTGCAGTTATTTCGGTGAGGCATTTTCTACATGGAGAGAACTGGTTCCAATAACTGTTTCTTCATGTTATCTTTTCTCTACAGAACAAATCATAACACATTTGTCATTCACTCCACACATCTTCTCTTTTGGCAGGAACAACTCTCTCTTCCCATCTCTTTCCATTGAAAGGAAGTGTGACAATGGCTGAAAGAAACCTGAGTGTGGGGACAacctttgccctcttgggattcACAGATTACCCAGAGCTTCAGATTCCTCTTTTCCTTGTGTTTCTGATCATGTACAGTGTCACCGTGGTAGGGAATCTTGGGATGATAGTGATCATCAAGATTAACCCCAAATTTCaaacccccatgtactttttccttagtcacctttcttttgttgatttttgttaCTCCTCTATCGTTACTCCAAAGCTGCTTGAAAACTTGGTCATGGCAGACAAAAGCATCTTCTACTTTAGGTGCATGCTCCAGTTCTTCTTGTCCTGCAGTGCAGTGGTGACTGAGTCCTTTCTGCtggcagtgatggcctatgaccactTTGTGGCCATCTGCAATCCTCTGCTCTATACAGTGGCCATGTCACAAAGACTCTGTGCCCTGCTGGTGGCTGGCTCATATCTGTGGGGGATGTTTGGCTCCTTGGTACTCCTTTGCTATGCTCTCCTTCTAGA comes from Loxodonta africana isolate mLoxAfr1 chromosome 13, mLoxAfr1.hap2, whole genome shotgun sequence and encodes:
- the LOC135227293 gene encoding olfactory receptor 5D13-like — protein: MLSEGNQSIMPTFILLGFSEYPDLQVPLFLTFLSTYTVTVVGNLGMIIIIRINPKLHTIMYFFLSHLSFVDFCYSTVVTPKLLENLIVEDRTISFSSCIMQFCLACIFGVTETFMLMAMAYDRFVAVCNPLLYTTTMSQKLCVLLVAGSYTWGVVCSLTLKYFLLTITYRESSIINNFICDHSVIFSISYSDPYINQMLCFIVAIFNEVSSLMIIFTSYVFIFITVMKMPSTSGLHKTFSTCASHLTAVTIFHGTILFLYCIPNPKTSWLIVKVASVFYAVMIPTLNPLICSLRNKDVTDTFRKLVKTKLLFQSPRYC
- the LOC135233045 gene encoding olfactory receptor 5D14-like, with product MAERNLSVGTTFALLGFTDYPELQIPLFLVFLIMYSVTVVGNLGMIVIIKINPKFQTPMYFFLSHLSFVDFCYSSIVTPKLLENLVMADKSIFYFRCMLQFFLSCSAVVTESFLLAVMAYDHFVAICNPLLYTVAMSQRLCALLVAGSYLWGMFGSLVLLCYALLLDFSGHNVIYHFFCEYTTLIAVSSSDIRIPQRLLFGFATFNEVSTLLIILTSYAFIFVTVLKIQSASGRRKAFSTCVSHLTAITIFHGTILSLYCVPNSKNSWQRVKVASVFYTVVNPMLNPLIYSLRNKDVKVAFWKLMNTKVLFH